A DNA window from Bradyrhizobium sp. CCBAU 53421 contains the following coding sequences:
- a CDS encoding BA14K family protein, producing MINMKVLSTAAALALALPLAVAPTVSFAQSAAQMGAMGGGGGARGGGGGGGGGHIGGGGGGGFGGGRGAAMGGGGGWHGGGGGGQWAGGGGGGWRGGGGGWHGGYHRGGGFWPGAVAGAVVGGALASGAYYGGYGPGYGYYDDSYGYYDDSAPVAVEAAPGGDASYCAQRYRSYDPASGTYLGFDGLRHPCP from the coding sequence ATGATCAATATGAAGGTTCTGAGCACCGCCGCGGCGCTGGCGCTTGCGCTGCCGTTGGCTGTGGCGCCGACCGTTTCGTTCGCCCAGTCCGCCGCGCAGATGGGCGCGATGGGCGGTGGCGGTGGTGCGCGCGGCGGCGGCGGCGGTGGTGGCGGTGGCCATATCGGCGGCGGCGGCGGTGGTGGCTTCGGCGGCGGCCGTGGTGCTGCCATGGGCGGTGGCGGCGGCTGGCACGGCGGTGGTGGCGGCGGCCAGTGGGCCGGTGGCGGCGGCGGTGGTTGGCGCGGCGGCGGTGGCGGCTGGCACGGCGGCTATCATCGTGGCGGCGGCTTCTGGCCGGGCGCAGTTGCCGGTGCAGTCGTCGGCGGCGCCCTCGCCTCGGGCGCGTATTACGGCGGCTACGGCCCCGGATACGGCTACTACGATGACAGCTACGGTTATTACGACGACAGCGCACCTGTCGCCGTGGAGGCCGCGCCGGGCGGCGATGCGAGCTACTGCGCGCAGCGCTACAGGTCCTACGATCCGGCCTCGGGCACCTATCTCGGCTTCGACGGCCTGCGGCACCCCTGCCCGTAG
- a CDS encoding DMT family transporter, translating to MTAVPVAGRAPLSPLGLALLVVASTGWGLNFPIMKFLLTEWPPLSSRGLCGVVGAIALGLVALARGQKLRVPDGMWLRLALVSTLSIGGWVASMGLALIWLRASEAAVLGISIPVWVALVAWPVLGERVSLPRALALGVALAGIAALIGGGGIDASLGKLPGILFALAGALCVGLGTVLTKFFKLAMPPLSLAAWQLAIGCVPIAIAGVLIEQPQLAALSQLGWASMLYMTLIQFCLCYVCWFAALELLPAATASIGTLLVPVVGVLAAAAMLREPLSGSDIVALVVTFAAVAVALRT from the coding sequence ATGACCGCAGTTCCAGTCGCCGGCCGCGCCCCGCTGTCACCGCTCGGCCTCGCACTCCTGGTGGTCGCATCGACCGGCTGGGGCCTCAATTTCCCGATCATGAAGTTCCTGCTCACGGAATGGCCGCCGCTGTCGTCGCGCGGGCTCTGCGGCGTGGTCGGAGCGATCGCGCTCGGTCTCGTGGCGCTTGCGCGCGGCCAGAAGCTGCGCGTCCCTGACGGCATGTGGTTGCGGCTTGCGCTGGTGTCGACGCTCTCTATCGGCGGCTGGGTCGCGTCGATGGGCCTGGCGCTGATCTGGCTTCGCGCCAGCGAGGCGGCCGTGCTCGGGATATCGATCCCGGTGTGGGTCGCGCTGGTGGCCTGGCCGGTGCTCGGCGAGCGTGTCTCGCTACCGCGTGCGCTCGCGCTCGGCGTGGCGCTCGCCGGGATCGCCGCGCTGATCGGCGGTGGCGGCATCGACGCGAGCCTCGGCAAATTGCCGGGCATCCTGTTCGCGCTCGCCGGCGCGCTCTGCGTCGGGCTCGGCACGGTGCTGACCAAGTTCTTCAAGCTAGCGATGCCGCCGCTGTCGCTCGCAGCCTGGCAGCTTGCAATCGGCTGCGTGCCGATCGCAATCGCCGGTGTTCTGATCGAGCAGCCGCAGCTCGCTGCGCTGTCGCAGCTCGGCTGGGCGTCGATGCTCTACATGACGCTGATCCAGTTCTGCCTTTGCTACGTCTGCTGGTTCGCGGCGCTGGAGCTATTGCCGGCGGCGACGGCGTCGATCGGTACGCTGCTGGTGCCCGTCGTCGGTGTGCTGGCGGCAGCGGCCATGCTGCGCGAGCCGCTCAGCGGAAGCGACATCGTGGCGCTCGTGGTGACGTTCGCAGCCGTCGCGGTGGCATTGCGGACATGA